A window of the Lolium perenne isolate Kyuss_39 chromosome 7, Kyuss_2.0, whole genome shotgun sequence genome harbors these coding sequences:
- the LOC127315612 gene encoding FLUCTUATING-LIGHT-ACCLIMATION protein 1, chloroplastic, whose product MAAIATRLHHSPPALRRGGPPSNPFLRFASSPRIVIRSRAAATPPLGPVAARGDGDEDEALLYPEPRRNPLSLAPLLVAAAAVAATPQTALALRRRRRGWRPLDHESVGTAVDPPKPPSDMWLWGGFAAVFAMIAVAAKNGWIRDERTSVVKLQVALRGREMVKPVQKDLNAIAERVQASNRQWYKFILTETLDTLRRHQSFCISSCLSVVRKNGWEDEDDSWKAHFDRVSAQERRKFDEETLSNWNGVKQKKTYSMKTDGSKNEYVVVTILVAAEGTMELPEAIRSAADLDAVAARLNSTPESELRGVRVLWTPQDADDVLSEERMRKDYPNLKPLAR is encoded by the exons ATGGCGGCGATCGCTACCCGCCTGCACCACTCCCCGCCTGCCCTCCGACGCGGCGGACCTCCGTCGAACCCCTTCCTCCGCTTCGCCTCCTCGCCGCGGATCGTCATCCGGTCCCGGGCCGCGGCGACCCCTCCGCTGGGTCCAGTCGCTGCGCGCGGCGACGGAGACGAGGACGAAGCACTCCTCTACCCGGAGCCCCGTCGGAACCCGCTCAGCCTCGCTCCTCTGCTCGTcgccgcggcggcggtggcggcaacCCCGCAGACCGCGCTCGCCCT aagaagaagaaggagggggTGGAGGCCACTCGATCACGAGTCGGTCGGCACAGCGGTGGATCCCCCGAAACCCCCGAGCGACATGTGGTTGTGGGGCGGCTTCGCCGCGGTGTTCGCCATGATCGCCGTCGCCGCGAAGAACGGCTGGATACGGGACGAGCGGACCTCCGTGGTTAAGTTGCAG GTCGCGCTGCGTGGTAGGGAGATGGTAAAACCAGTCCAGAAGGATCTTAATGCGATTGCTGAGAGGGTGCAGGCTTCGAATCGCCAATGGTACAAGTTCATATTGACTG AGACCCTGGATACCTTGCGCCGTCACCAGTCTTTCTGCATCTCCTCATGCTTATCA GTTGTCAGGAAAAACGGATGGGAGGACGAAGATGATTCTTGGAAGGCACATTTTGACAGAGTTTCTGCCCAGGAGAGAAGAAAATTTGATGAAGAAACGCTTTCGAACTGGAATGGGGTCAAGCAAAAGAAAACCTACTCCATGAAAACAGATGGCAGCAAAAATGAATATGTAGTG GTTACCATTCTTGTTGCTGCTGAGGGAACAATGGAGCTCCCTGAGGCGATCAGAAGCGCCGCAGATCTGGACGCAGTAGCAGCAAGGCTCAACTCCACGCCTGAAAGTGAACTTCGG GGTGTTCGAGTCCTGTGGACGCCTCAAGATGCGGATGACGTTCTCTCGGAGGAGAGGATGCGGAAGGATTACCCGAACCTGAAACCCCTTGCGCGATGA